A genomic region of Kribbella sp. NBC_00382 contains the following coding sequences:
- a CDS encoding aspartate kinase yields MGRVVHKYGGSSVADADCIKRVAQRIVATKKAGNDVVVVISAMGDTTDELMDLAKQVSPLPPPRELDMLLTSGERISAALLAMAIANLGYEARSFTGSQAGVITTSRHGNARIIDITPGRIEEALGEGHVAIVAGFQGVAQDTKDITTMGRGASDTTAVALAAALEADYCEIYTDVDGIFTADPRIVPAAKQIPKISYEEMLEMAACGAKVLHLRCVEYARRYNVPVHVRSSFSQKEGTWVVDAKELTDMEQAIISGVVQDRNEAKITVVGVPDKPGEAARIFETVAGAETNIDMIVQNVSAVATNRTDISFTLPRVDGARAMSALARLKDEVGYEQLLYDDQIGKISVVGVGMRSHPGVSAKFFSALAEVGVNIEMISTSEIRISVVVDENLVDVAVTAAHTAFDLDDEHTQAVVYGGTGR; encoded by the coding sequence CGACGAAGAAGGCCGGGAACGACGTCGTGGTGGTGATCTCCGCGATGGGTGACACCACCGACGAACTGATGGACCTGGCCAAACAGGTCTCCCCGCTGCCGCCACCGCGCGAGCTGGACATGCTGCTCACCTCGGGTGAGCGGATCTCGGCCGCGCTGCTGGCGATGGCGATCGCGAACCTGGGCTATGAGGCCCGGTCGTTCACCGGCTCGCAGGCCGGCGTGATCACCACCTCGCGGCACGGCAACGCCCGGATCATCGACATCACGCCGGGCCGGATCGAGGAGGCCCTCGGCGAGGGCCATGTCGCGATCGTGGCCGGCTTCCAGGGCGTCGCCCAGGACACCAAGGACATCACCACGATGGGCCGCGGCGCCTCCGACACCACCGCGGTCGCGCTGGCCGCCGCGCTGGAGGCCGACTACTGCGAGATCTACACCGACGTGGACGGCATCTTCACCGCGGACCCGCGGATCGTGCCGGCCGCCAAGCAGATCCCGAAGATCTCCTACGAGGAGATGCTCGAGATGGCCGCCTGCGGCGCCAAGGTGCTGCACCTGCGCTGCGTCGAGTACGCGCGGCGCTACAACGTCCCCGTCCACGTGCGCTCCTCCTTCTCCCAGAAGGAAGGCACCTGGGTTGTCGATGCGAAGGAACTGACAGACATGGAACAGGCGATCATCTCCGGCGTGGTCCAGGACCGCAACGAGGCCAAGATCACGGTCGTCGGCGTACCGGACAAGCCGGGTGAGGCGGCCCGGATCTTCGAGACCGTGGCCGGCGCCGAGACCAACATCGACATGATCGTGCAGAACGTGTCGGCGGTCGCCACCAACCGGACCGACATCTCCTTCACGCTGCCGCGCGTCGACGGCGCCCGGGCGATGTCCGCACTCGCCCGGCTGAAGGACGAGGTCGGCTACGAGCAGCTGCTGTACGACGACCAGATCGGCAAGATCTCCGTGGTCGGCGTCGGGATGCGCTCGCACCCCGGTGTTTCGGCGAAGTTCTTCTCCGCGCTGGCCGAGGTCGGCGTGAACATCGAGATGATCTCGACATCCGAAATCCGGATCTCGGTCGTCGTCGACGAGAACCTGGTGGACGTGGCCGTCACAGCGGCGCACACTGCATTCGACCTGGACGACGAGCACACCCAAGCTGTCGTGTACGGAGGAACTGGACGGTGA